One stretch of Girardinichthys multiradiatus isolate DD_20200921_A chromosome 2, DD_fGirMul_XY1, whole genome shotgun sequence DNA includes these proteins:
- the cfap73 gene encoding coiled-coil domain-containing protein 42 like-2: MFSKTSCERPLCPGNRKPTVGDSMSGRDLLSAQIELRQKEREVEQLRKKFQEKKQYLVYLRQRMEELQKNAKEAREQRFKLQMFFKDEETEADREMAEKEMKEALEKEMEIQKLKEECVLLKKRTQEVQLQTLKYSQYKDFMERVLKLTKFEDVDAFAGYFESLLHIRNQLYERETQVQEQMEQQKKHLQILKDQHSLLWLHKNNQLSQLKKELERACSEVLIWEKQWNQIQETAANKTLDLGKIKMATLNLYETTVGEVSRGEAVHINDTEAQLEHIKDFILDHTDIVKQYQTYLQREAKENKH, encoded by the exons ATGTTTTCCAAAACGAGCTGCGAGCGGCCACTTTGTCC CGGTAACAGGAAACCGACTGTCGGAGACTCGATGTCAGGAAGAGACCTTTTATCGGCGCAGATTGAACTGAGGCAGAAGGAGAGAgaggtggagcagctgaggaAGAAGTTCCAGGAGAAGAAACAG TATTTGGTTTATTTACGTCAGCGTATGGAAGAGCTGCAAAAAAACGCAAAAGAAGCACGTGAGCAACGCTTCaaattacaaatgttttttaag GATGAAGAAACAGAAGCTGACAGGGAGATGGCTGAGAAGGAGATGAAGGAGGCGCTGGAAAAGGAGATGGAAATACAGAAGCTGAAAGAGGAGTGTGTTCTGCTGAAGAAGAGGACACAGGAGGTGCAGCTTCAGACCCTCAAATATTCACAATACAAGGACTTCATGGAGCGTGTCCTCAAACTAACAAAG TTCGAGGACGTGGATGCGTTTGCAGGTTATTTCGAGAGCCTCCTTCACATCCGGAACCAACTGTATGAGAGAGAGACTCAGGTGCAGGAACAAATGGAGCAGCAGAAGAAACACTTGCAGATCCTGAAGGACCAGCACAGCCTGCTGTGGCTGCATAAGAACAACCAGCTGTCACAGCTTAAGAAAGAGCTGGAAAGGGCCTGCTCTGAAGTTCTGATATGG GAAAAGCAGTGGAACCAAATTCAGGAAACGGCTGCAAATAAAACGCTGGACCTGGGCAAGATTAAGATGGCGACCCTTAATCTGTACGAAACTACCGTTGGGGAGGTCAGCAGAGGAGAAGCTGTGCATATTAATGACACAGAAGCGCAGCTGGAGCAC ATCAAGGACTTCATCCTGGACCATACAGACATTGTGAAACAGTATCAGACATATTTACAAAGAgaagccaaagaaaacaaacattaa